The sequence GTACGCCTTGGAGAGCGCGTCGTCGATGTGCTCCGGGTTCTCGACGTGCGTACCGGTGGTGGAGCGGCCCAGCGCGTAGACGCTCGCGCCGTACTGCTCGGCCAGCGTGGCGATGTCGGCGCCGATGCCGTACGAACCGCCGAAGACGACGAGGGTCTTGCCGGAGAGCAGCTCACGGTAGGCGGCCTCGTCGGCCTGGCGCGGGGCGGCGGTGGAGGCCAGCTGGAAGAGCTTGTCGGTGATGAAGACGTCGACCGGCTGGGTGACCTTCATGTTGTACTCGTCGCCCGCGACCACATAGATCGGCACGTCGGGGAGGTACTTGAGGACGACCGAACAGTCGTCGGTGGCCTGGAAGTTGGGGTCTCCCGCCGCGATCCGGTACGCCTTGCGGATCGTGGAGAGCTTGAACGCCTGCGGGGTCTGCCCCCGGCGCAGCCGGGACCGGTCGGGCACGTCGGTGATGAACTCGCCGTCCCCGCCGTGGGTGCGGGTCACGATGATCGTGTCCGCGGAGGGGATCGCGACATCGACGGCCTCGTAGCGGCCGAGGGCGTCGACGCAGTCCTTGATGACGCGCTGTGACAGGAGAGGCCGGACCGCGTCATGGAAGAGGACATTGCGGTCCTCGCCCTCGGCGAGGCCCTCGCCGAGGGCCGCGATGGCACGCTCGGTGGTCTCGTTCCGGGTGCTGCCGCCCTCGATGATCCGGGTGACCTTGGTGAGTCCGGCCTTGGCGACGATCTTCTCGACCTCGGGCACGAACCCCGGCGCCATCAGCACGATCACATCGTCGATGCCCTCGGCGTTCTCGAAGATGGTCAGCGTGTGCTCGATGACTGCCTTGCCGGCGATCTTCAGCAGCTGCTTGGGGATCGACAGTCCCACGCGCTGACCGGTACCACCGGCGAGCACGACTGCTGTGGTCCGGGGCTTGGCTTCATGCGGCACAGACACAGACGACCTACCTTGCTATGACGAGGGAAACAGTGTGATGGTCGCACTCTCCGTGACCGTCTCGCAAGGCGGACGTCGATCGTCGCATGCCCTGCGGATACCCGCAGTTCACTGCCTGGCCAGGGAGGTTGGGTTCCACGGGGCCGGTACACGAGGTGACCGAATCCACAGAGGTGTTGCGTAATCCGCACATCTGCCGCACGTACACCGGCCGTCACCAGGCAATTCCCGGTGCGGTACGGGCCGGCGGGCGACGCACGGCGGGCGGGCGGGACTCCTTCTCGGACCGTTCGCGGGCCGGTCGGGTCCGGAGGCGCGGGTTCCGGGTCGGTCGTGTACCGCAGGGGCGCTTCCGCGGCACACAACCGGCCCTGCGCCACACGGCCGACCCGGGGCCACACGGCTTCCCGACGGCACACGGCCGACCCGGGGGCTACTCGGGCTTCCCGACGGCACACGGCCAACCCAGGGCCACACAGCTTCCCGACGGCACACATCCGACCCGGCGGCCCGGACCGGACGGGCCCCGGCCGCGCGAGGTCTCTCGCGGGCGGGCCCGTTCCGGTCGCTCCGGCCTAGAAGGGGTCGAACTCGTCGTACTCCTTCTGCGCGTCGTCCCGCTCGGCGTCCCGGTCCCGGCGGCGCTGCGCGGCGGGCCGCGGCTCCTCCAGGCGGTGGTCCTCGCCGCGGCGGCCCAGCATCTCGGCACCGGCCGTCACGGTCGGCTCCCAGTCGAACACGACCGCGTTCTCCTCGGGGCCGATGGCGACGCCGTCACCGGCACGGGCGCCCGCCTTCATCAGGGCGTCCTCGACGCCGAGGCGGTTGAGGCGGTCCGCGAGGTAGCCGACGGCCTCGTCGTTGTTGAAGTCGGTCTGCCGGACCCAGCGCTCGGGCTTCTCGCCGCGCACGCGGTAGATGCCCTCGTCGTCCACGGCCACCTGGAAGCCCGCGTCGTCGACGGCCTTCGGGCGGATGACGACCCGGGTCGCCTCCTCCTTCGGCTTGGCGGCGCGCGCCTCGGCGATGATGCCCGCGAGCGCGTACGAGAGGTCCTTGAGGCCCTTGTGCGCGATGGCCGAGACCTCGAAGACGCGGTAACCGCGGTCCTCCAGCTCCGGGCGGATCATGTCGGCGAGGTCCTGGCCGTCGGGGATGTCGACCTTGTTCAGGACGATGACGCGCGGCCGGTCGTCGAGACCGCCGTACTGCCGCAGCTCCTCCTCGATGATGTCGAGGTCGGAGACGGGGTCGCGGTCCGACTCCAGCGTCGCGGTGTCCAGGACGTGCACGAGCACCGAGCAGCGCTCCACATGGCGCAGGAACTCCAGGCCGAGGCCCTTGCCCTGGCTGGCGCCCGGGATGAGCCCGGGGACGTCCGCGATGGTGTAGACGGTCCCGCCCGCGGTCACGACACCGAGGTTCGGTACGAGGGTGGTGAACGGGTAGTCCGCGATCTTCGGCTTCGCCGCGGAGAGCACGGAGATCAGCGAGGACTTGCCCGCGCTCGGGTAGCCGACGAGCGCGACGTCGGCGACGGTCTTGAGCTCCAGGACGATGTCCCGGTCCTCGCCCGGCTCACCGAGCAGCGCGAAACCGGGCGCCTTGCGGCGGGCGGAGGCCAGCGCCGCGTTGCCGAGGCCGCCGCGGCCGCCCTGACCGGCGACGAAGGTGGTGCCCTGGCCGACCAGGTCGGCGAGCACATTGCCCGCCTTGTCGAGGACGACGGTGCCGTCGGGAACCGGCAGGACCAGGTCCTGGCCGTCCTTGCCGGAGCGGTTGTCACCCGCACCGGGCTGGCCGTTGGTGGCCTTGCGGTGGGGGCTGTGGTGGTAGTCCAGCAGCGTGGTCACGGCCTGCTCGACGACGAGGATCACATCGCCGCCGCGCCCGCCGTTGCCCCCGTCGGGGCCGCCCAACGGCTTGAACTTCTCACGGTGGACGGAGGCGCAGCCGTGGCCTCCGTTACCCGCGGCGGCATGCAGCTCGACGCGGTCCACGAAGGTGGTCATGGTTGGTGCCTCCAGGTACTGCGGAAAAATACGGAATTGTCTCTGTCGTAACACGCCGAGGGCGGACCCGCTTCCCCGTTTACCGGGAAAGCTGAGATCCGCCCTCGGAAGGTGCTGTGTGTCGCTCTGCGTGCGCCGAAGAAGATCAGACGGCGAGCGGAACGATGTTCACGACCTTGCGGCCACGGTGCGTACCGAACTCCACCGCACCGGCGGTCAGCGCGAACAGCGTGTCGTCGCCGCCACGGCCGACGCCCGTGCCCGGGTGGAAGTGGGTGCCACGCTGGCGGACCAGGATCTCACCGGCGTTGACGGCCTGACCGCCGAAGCGCTTCACGCCGAGCCGCTGAGCATTGGAATCGCGCCCGTTCCGAGTGGACGATGCGCCCTTCTTATGTGCCATGTCTCCTCAGTCCCTTACTTCGCAGCCGCGGGGATACCGGTGACCTTGATCGCCGTGTACTGCTGGCGGTGACCCTGGCGACGGCGGTAGCCGGTCTTGTTCTTGTAGCGAAGGATGTCGATCTTCGCGCCCTTGTGGTGGTCCACGATCTCGGCCTGAACCTTGATCCCGGCCAGGACCCACGGGTCACTGGTGACGGCGTCGCCGTCGACCACGAGCAGCGTAGAGAGCTCTACGGTGTCGCCGACCTGGGCGGTGGGAATCTTGTCAACCTCAACGATGTCGCCGACAGCTACCTTGTGCTGGCGACCACCGCTGCGCACGATGGCGTACACGCGGATCTCTCTCTCGCTCGGAACGGATCCCCTGATGCCAGCCGCTCGCACGGGCCGGGGCCCGGGACGATCCGGAAGGATGAGCGGCCTCTCCCGTGACGGACGACGCGAACGCCGACCGGGTCCGGAAGGGATGTGCTCA is a genomic window of Streptomyces sp. NBC_01237 containing:
- the obgE gene encoding GTPase ObgE produces the protein MTTFVDRVELHAAAGNGGHGCASVHREKFKPLGGPDGGNGGRGGDVILVVEQAVTTLLDYHHSPHRKATNGQPGAGDNRSGKDGQDLVLPVPDGTVVLDKAGNVLADLVGQGTTFVAGQGGRGGLGNAALASARRKAPGFALLGEPGEDRDIVLELKTVADVALVGYPSAGKSSLISVLSAAKPKIADYPFTTLVPNLGVVTAGGTVYTIADVPGLIPGASQGKGLGLEFLRHVERCSVLVHVLDTATLESDRDPVSDLDIIEEELRQYGGLDDRPRVIVLNKVDIPDGQDLADMIRPELEDRGYRVFEVSAIAHKGLKDLSYALAGIIAEARAAKPKEEATRVVIRPKAVDDAGFQVAVDDEGIYRVRGEKPERWVRQTDFNNDEAVGYLADRLNRLGVEDALMKAGARAGDGVAIGPEENAVVFDWEPTVTAGAEMLGRRGEDHRLEEPRPAAQRRRDRDAERDDAQKEYDEFDPF
- a CDS encoding bifunctional cytidylyltransferase/SDR family oxidoreductase, producing MSVPHEAKPRTTAVVLAGGTGQRVGLSIPKQLLKIAGKAVIEHTLTIFENAEGIDDVIVLMAPGFVPEVEKIVAKAGLTKVTRIIEGGSTRNETTERAIAALGEGLAEGEDRNVLFHDAVRPLLSQRVIKDCVDALGRYEAVDVAIPSADTIIVTRTHGGDGEFITDVPDRSRLRRGQTPQAFKLSTIRKAYRIAAGDPNFQATDDCSVVLKYLPDVPIYVVAGDEYNMKVTQPVDVFITDKLFQLASTAAPRQADEAAYRELLSGKTLVVFGGSYGIGADIATLAEQYGASVYALGRSTTGTHVENPEHIDDALSKAYAETGRVDYVINTAGVLRIGKLAETDNTTIQEALNVNYLAPVQIARASYKYLAETKGQLLLYTSSSYTRGRAEYSLYSSTKAAMVNLTQALADEWAGEGIRVNCVNPERTATPMRTKAFGQEPEGSLLSSEAVARTSLDVLLSALTGHVIDVRQQDPTRGAAESSGFEQALASVLDRQEDV
- the rpmA gene encoding 50S ribosomal protein L27, translated to MAHKKGASSTRNGRDSNAQRLGVKRFGGQAVNAGEILVRQRGTHFHPGTGVGRGGDDTLFALTAGAVEFGTHRGRKVVNIVPLAV
- the rplU gene encoding 50S ribosomal protein L21, which produces MYAIVRSGGRQHKVAVGDIVEVDKIPTAQVGDTVELSTLLVVDGDAVTSDPWVLAGIKVQAEIVDHHKGAKIDILRYKNKTGYRRRQGHRQQYTAIKVTGIPAAAK